DNA sequence from the Actinomycetota bacterium genome:
CGCCTGCCGGCGGTGCATCGCGTAGGTGGGCTCGAACAGAAGCGCCGACCTGCCCTGCCCCCCAAAGGCCAGCGCCGCGTTCAGCAGGACCTCGTTTGAGCCGCTGCCCACCCAGATCCAATCGGGGTCGACGCCGCAGTAGGCGGCGATCTGCCCTCGAAGGGCGGTCGACTCCCCGTCCGGATACCTGTGCAGGTCGGCCCGCGACAACTCCTGCATCACATGCGCCCGAACCTCGTCCGGAAGCGGGTAGGGGCTTTCGTTGGCGTGCAGCAGGATCCTCGGGCGCTCCCGCGGGGGCCGGTAGGCCGGCAGGGCCTCGATCTCCGGCCGCGGCCGGGGGATCATCAGACGTCGCCGCCGGGGCCGGGGTGCTCCAACCGCAATCGCATGGAGTCGCGATGCGCCAGCAGTCCCTCGGCCTCCGCGAGCGCCTCCACCGTTTCGGAGTCGCGGGCCAGCGCCTCGCGCGTGTACGACACGGTGTTGATCGACACGAGGAAGTCGCGGACCGACAGCCCGGACGAAAACCGCGCCGTCCTGGAGGTCGGGAGCACGTGGCTGGGTCCGGCCACGTAGTCGGAAACGGCGGCGGGGGTCCACTCGCCCACGAGGGCGGTCCCGGCCGCGGTCACCTGCGCGAGGAACGCGTCCGGCTCCGCAACGTGCATGGACAGATGCTCGGGGGCCAGCTCGTTGACGACCGCCACGGCCTGCGAGAGGTCGCGCACCAGGACCGCCAGCCCGTGGTTGGCCAGCGACTCGCGCGTCTCCTTGGCGCGAGCAAGGGAGCCGAGCCGCTCCCACATGACCTTGAGGCATGAAGCGAGCACGTCCTCGGACGTCGTCACGAGGATCGCCGAGGCCTCCGGATCGTGCTCGGCCTG
Encoded proteins:
- the hisD gene encoding histidinol dehydrogenase, with the translated sequence ICGPGNLYVTLAKREVYGTVGIDGLFGPSESVVVADDAANPAFAAAEVLTQAEHDPEASAILVTTSEDVLASCLKVMWERLGSLARAKETRESLANHGLAVLVRDLSQAVAVVNELAPEHLSMHVAEPDAFLAQVTAAGTALVGEWTPAAVSDYVAGPSHVLPTSRTARFSSGLSVRDFLVSINTVSYTREALARDSETVEALAEAEGLLAHRDSMRLRLEHPGPGGDV